The proteins below come from a single Aegilops tauschii subsp. strangulata cultivar AL8/78 chromosome 6, Aet v6.0, whole genome shotgun sequence genomic window:
- the LOC109769270 gene encoding histone H2B.11, protein MAPKAAEKKPAEKEPATEKAAEKKPAEKEPATEKAAEKEPAAEKAAEKKPAEKEPATEKAAEKSPATAGKKPEAKKRLPAGEMASKAGGGKKRGQKEGKRRKETYKVHIYRVLKHVHGKELGITSKAMAAMNSFVNDMFERLAAEAGKLARYNKKSTIGPREIRTSVRLLLPGSLSTTAFKAGDAAVDSFKNYKVFYVSSEEE, encoded by the coding sequence ATGGCCCCCAAGGCGGCGGAGAAGAAGCCGGCGGAGAAGGAGCCCGCGACGGAGAAGGCGGCCGAGAAGAAGCCCGCGGAGAAGGAGCCCGCGACGGAGAAGGCGGCCGAGAAGGAGCCCGCGGCGGAGAAGGCGGCCGAGAAGAAGCCCGCGGAAAAGGAGCCCGCGACGGAGAAGGCGGCCGAGAAGTCCCCGGCAACTGCCGGGAAGAAGCCCGAGGCCAAGAAGCGTCTGCCGGCGGGCGAAATGGCCTCCAAGGCGGGCGGCGGCAAGAAGCGGGGCCAGAAGGAGGGCAAGAGGAGGAAGGAGACCTACAAGGTCCACATCTACAGGGTGCTCAAGCATGTGCACGGCAAGGAGCTCGGCATCACCTCCAAGGCCATGGCCGCCATGAACTCCTTCGTCAACGACATGTTCGAGAGGCTCGCCGCCGAGGCCGGCAAGCTCGCCCGCTACAACAAGAAGTCCACCATCGGCCCCCGGGAGATCCGGACCtccgtccgcctcctcctccccggcAGTCTCTCCACGACTGCCTTCAAAGCTGGCGACGCTGCCGTCGACAGTTTCAAAAATTACAAGGTATTTTATGTATCTTCGGAGGAAGAGTAG